In Plutella xylostella chromosome 8, ilPluXylo3.1, whole genome shotgun sequence, the genomic stretch AACAAACACtagtaaaatgtaaaataaaaatgcttgtaaatgtaataaaagCAGCTACAAATCCTCACCCATTCCTCAGCTCTCCCTTAGCCGTCCTAATCGCCAGGTCCAGCACGGCCCCCGCGGCCAGCCTCGAGGCGGCGGGCGTGTGCTGGTCCAGCCAGGGCGTGTCGGCGTCCACGCCCAGCCCCCCGCAGGCGAGCCGGACTAGTGCCCGGGCTGACGCGGGGACGCGGGCGTCGCGGGCGCGCCCGCCGAAGACGAGGACGTGGGCTTCCGTATGTACTGACTGTAGGGGAGGGGTTAGGGAGTGTATTAGTATCAATATCAGCAATTAACAACGCTATCGAAGAGGATAGAAGGTAATCAGGGCTAGATTATGAAATTACACTATCGAGGGATAAGCGTTTTATTAAGAAAGAAATtgactaactgccagtttcaatactctatctatcAATAGCTGATGGTTACTATCATACGATTTTGTCattttgacacataaaaagttggattctgtcaaaatcgtatgaaagtaactgttagctatcgatagatacagtaattgaaactggcagtaaacgGAGATCTTGAGTTGGCTCATCAACGATCGGAAAAAAGAAGGTGCTTTAATTAAGACCGAAATGTTCAATATCGTTTTTTTGGGTCTGTAAATAgcgaattattatttattagcaaCATCTTCATCTTCAACATCCACTTTTATCAACCACCACATCCACCAACCTGCAGCTCCTCCAAACTGGCCTTCCTAGGCCTAGTCCTCTCAGCTCGCTGCGCCAGGCCGGTCTCGCACAGGCGCGCCCAGATGGACTGCAGGCGCCCGCTGTGTTCCGGGTGCGTGGGGTGGTGCGCGCCGCACGCACAACTAATAATGAAAAAGAGAGAAGTATGAGTGTACTGTTTGATGATGTGGATTTGGGGATGGACCTATCGTTGCAAGCAAATTTTTCGCATTTAGCCTctaaggtgggccattatgcgtgaaataaCTACGGGGTGGCTTGTTGTTAAGCCACCCAAGCCCACGCCAGAAAGACAGTAGTCGGGGGATGTACCTTTCAGTGAGGCTTTCGGTGGCTTTCTTgcaaaagttttttaaatattcgcaGGTGTATTTTATAGTTGTCATTACACTTTTTTCTGAAATCTACTGAGTCACTCATAATAACTACGAAAAACGAGTTTAATTTCAAGGCCCTTTTCTGTGTGAAATATGCTGCTTTACATTAGCCCAAAAAAACACCGAACAATACACATACCCATGTTTCAACATGAGCGCGTCGTACGCCAGCCCCGTGGGCGGCAACGCGGGGCGCGCGCCCACCAGCGGTGAAGACAGGGCGCgggcgagcggcgcggcggcgggcgcgggggcgggggcgggcgcggggggcgcgggcgggggcggccgAGCCGTGAGGTCGATGACCGAGGGCTCCTCGGAGCGCAGGCACGCCGCCGCTGCGTCCGCCGCTCGGGTTAACACCTGGGGGAAGGAGAGATTAGTATACTCAGTAGTCAACATCACAATAAAACTCTGATTTATTTCATGGTAAAATACTCGAAGCCCAAGCAGTTTACAGCTCATTGTGATCATAACTGGTAACTACAATTACTCTGATGAATAGTAGACTTCAAGTTGATTGGGAAGCTGGTCCTCTTAATTCAAACCAGTCTACGGTCTTTCATATCTCATCCcacaaaaaataatgatgCTTTTGTTCAGTCCAATGCGGTCCATGTCGGGTGACACTGGAACGTCAAAGCAAGTTTACACGTTTACAACTCCATTAGTACAAACAAACTCACAGTCTTCCGTATCTGGTCCCTCAAATAATGATGCGGGGGCTTGTTGAGCGCGGGGTCTCCGAGCGGCAGGGGTGCGGAGTGCGTGCGGCCgagggggcggcgcggggggcgggggggcgcgcccgccgccgccgacacTGTGTAGGCCTCCGCCTCGGATACGGGCGGGAGGGAGGTGGGTACCTGAGGGAGGGGGGGAGGATTAGATGTTTGATGATGTATGAATAAAACACATTACAGATAGGAATATCACGGGTTAAGCCGTGCCTAAGGATCATGGTATAGTTTGTAAACGGTCAATGATAATTATGGATAAGAAACCTAGccagtaaataaaaacagcaGGAGACCTTAAATGTGACCGTCTTTgacgtatttatttatggcgTTCTTGTGAGAACTGTCGTCAAAATCTaggcttgtttttttttaatacttcgTTACATTAATTTCTTTGTATGACGAATCTTATATCTTTGCATTTAAGCCCGTTGGACACCTATTCTAAAAGTGTTCACAATAGTGGTACAGTAGAGGGCAGGGAAACATCGTTCAGGTGTGACAATAACACCGCTCAGCAGCATTGACAAGTGCTACGGTTTCAGCCATCAGGTTTTTCTGCCTCATACCGTACATACCTGCTTGGGCGCGAGGGAGATGTTGGGCAGCGAGGGCGAGGAGAACAGCTGGTCGGGGGCGGCCGTGGGCGGGGCACTGACCTGCTTGGGCGCGAGGGAGATGATGGGCAGCGAGGGCGAGGAGAACAGCTGGTCGGGGGCGGCTGTGGGCGGGGCACTGACCTGCTTGGGCGCGAGGGAGATGTTGGGCAGCGAGGGCGAGGAGAACTGCTGGTCGGGGGCGGCTGTGGGCGGGCACTGACCTGCTTGGGCGCGAGGGAGATGTTGGGCAGCGAGGGCGAGGAGAACAGCTGGTCGGGGGCGGCTGTGGGCGGGGCACTGACCTGCTTGGGCGCGAGCAAGATGTTGGGCAGCGAGGGCGAGGAGAACAGCTGGTCGGGGGCGGCTGTGGGCGGGGCACTGACCTGCTTGGGCGCGAGGGAGATGTTGGGCAGCGAGGGCGAGGAGAACTGCTGGTCGGGGGCGGCTGTGGGCGGGCACTGACCTGCTTGGGCGCGAGGGAGATATTGTGCAGCGAGGGCGAGGAGAACAGCTGGTCGGGGGCGGCTGTGGGCGGGGCACTGACCTGCTTGAGCGCGAGCGAGATGTTGGGCAGCGAGGGCGAGGAGAACAGCTGGTCGGGGGCGGCTGTGGGCGGGGCACTGACCTGCTTGGGCGCGAGGGAGATGTTGGGCAGCGAGGGCGAGGAGAACAGCTGGTCGGGGGCGGCTGTGGGCGGGGCACTGACCTGCTTGGGCGCGAGGGAGATGTTGGGCAGCGAGGGCGAGGAGAACAGCTGGTCGGGGGCGGCTGTGGGCGGGGCACTGACCTGCTTGGGCGCGAGGGAGATGTTGGGCAGCGAGGGCGAGGAGAACAGCTGGTCGGGGGCGCGCTCGTCCTCCTCGCGGATGGGCGCGGCGCAGGACGTGGGCGAGCCGCGCGGCGAGCTGCCGTCGCTGCAGTCTGCGGGGGCACGGGTGGTGTTAGGCGGAAGAATGagataatacatacataagctGTATAAATACATAGACAAATGTGTTGCACAACTTAGAATCTTCCAAAAGTTTGGTAATAAACGGCATATACGATGAGAGTAGAATCTAAAATATTAGTTTGAAAACAATTTTAAGGTGCTCaacatggaagtagaaaaaaagacggaaggaatctcgctaactaaaaaGTGACGCACCCAAAGTAAGTCAGTTTCATGTAACGACGAGACACACCCACACATTCACAAAAAAAGTAAGTCACTGCGCCGCCATTACGTCGCGAACCTTACCGTAGTAAACACATTAAACGTGGTTTGAAAAGTGAGAAAAATATGGCGTCCTACGTTGTTAAATCTTGCAAGAATCGCAGTGGTTTTAAGAAAAAATGTGAAGGGATCACTTTTCACAGGTAAGTTATTCAATTAATACTATATTTCATATGGTTTACGTTTTTTTACTCAAAACATTTTGTTAgaaaaaaatgtaggtaaacaAACAATCCCAGTGTTaccagtaatatttttttaaatttcccCAAATTTGTGAGTTTAGTTTATGATGTGAGCCACTATGCCTGAAATAAaggattattaatattattaatgctCCAAACCAAACTCattcacaaaatattaatttaccaGTACCTACTTCTGTTTTTagattttctaaaaaacatgaCGCATGGAGAAAATCGTGGATCGACATAATACGGGATGTTAGGGGTGACAATAATTGGATTCCTTCCAAATCCAGCGTCATTTGCAGCATTCATTTTGATGCAAATGATTTATACACCACTAAAGAAGGTTTTTTTCGTGTTGTCACTAATGCAGtgccaaaaaaggtaaatatttttttttcctttttacaGAAAAGGCTAAAGGAATTATCCCATACTGCCTGGTCTTATTTAATGTTGTCTTCTATGTGGTTTGGTAAatcttatatataaaaatgaattgctGTTTGTTAGTCTCGCTAAAACTCGAGAACGATTGAACCGATTTGGCTGATTTTGGTCTTGAAATATTCGTGGAGGTTCAGGGAAGGTTTAAAAGGTAAGAAAGGTaaggtagggtagggtagggtagtgtagtaatatgtcatattttttttattgcttatagAGACGATGGAAAAAGTCCTGACCTCCGTGGAATCCTCGTTTAGTGAAtctttaaatgtttttatttttataaaattactaacgcatagaaaaaaaatctgagatttttttaggatgatacggagggttattcctatcatcagaaaaattatgagcgttGTCGATTTTTTTCGGACATTGCCCATTGTACTTACCCGATTTTTCGGGAAAATTGGTTTTGTAATGGCAACCCTACGCACCCACACACTCTCATGTCGCCGCCATTGCTGTGCGTCAATGTTTAGTTCgcgagattccttccgtctttttttctacttccatggtgctcaaattaaatatgtagtaGCTAGCGAGCATTACAGATGGGGCAATGGGCATATAGCTTCTCATTTGAAAATTTGAAAGTGTTTAGGTATTTACTTTGTCTTCCTTTCACAATAAATTAAAGCTATAGCATAGCTCGACTATTTTTGGCGTCTAAGTTtgaactttttaaatcataagTACTTTCTTTAACCCCTTTTTTACACCTAAATAATGTCTAATCGCCAATCAGTCTCCACCACACAAATATACCTCTTCTCTCCTCCTCTCCTCATCTACAGGCTGTATCTCCTCATCTACAGGATGTATAATCTACTCACTGCGGTGCTTGGGGCGGTTCTTGTGCGGGCGGCGCGCGAGCGGGCCGGCGCGGCGCTCGATCACGCGCTGCTTCAGCCGCAGCTTCAGCATGTTGGGCTCGGACGCTGGTTAGTGCACACCGGGTTAGCGTTAGGACATGCTGGGACATGCTACTGGCTAGGTTATGAGCCattcaaaaaaacaaaaactcgATTGTCTGAGAGAGCGACAAACGCCAGATAaagtacataaaaaattatatatttttttaattatggaCCCTACcccttatttataatttattacaagaGACACAGaaggatttttttataaatttagtaATTGAATGTCATCTGGAGTCAGTTAATGTGACTATTATAATTCAAAGAGACAACATCAAAAAACAAAAGCTTTCATCACACAGATGCTGTTACTGTTATATTCTAGTCATTTTAAGGGTTCACTCAATAAATCACACAAATATCTCTGCGCCAACCGTAAGTTGCCATCGTAAAACGCCTTTTGCAGCAGCACACCTTGTGATTGATCACGCAAAATTGACCAATCACAGAGCGCGCTGCTTCAAAACGTACTCGCTCAGTCAACTAACAGTTAGCGTACTGCACGCAACAACAACACACATGACAAACACAATACAACAAATCCTCCATATACACCGTTCCATTTACAAAATCCCCTGACTTTAAGGCCCTTCTCCCATTACGATACGCCCGCGCGACTCTGTCTCGGAGACTATAGTCGCCGCGAAGTATCTCATATACATAGAGTCGTGCGGGCATATCGTAATGGAAGAAGAGCCTAAAATCCACAATCGCTTGTCCCACGGGACTTCATAAATGAAACTAGAAGAGGCAGCTTCATAAGTGTATATGGAATCTTACCGGTCTTCCTGAGTGGGAAGTCGCTGCCGGGCTGCGGGGTGTGCGCgaggggcgggggcggcggcagGCGGTACGGGTGcgacgccgcgcccgccgacGTGATGGATTCCCCTGATGATGACTTCACTATGCCCCTGCAATGAACATGGTGTTGTGTTCTGTTTTGTTCGTAaaggtggtagctcagtcgggcaagcgcccgcttctcacgccagagatgcgggttggAATCCCGgagctgacatgtaccaatgattTCTTTGAATTTAGGTGCAATgcataccatcgctcttacggtgaaggaaaacatcgtgagaaaacctgcatttctagatttagcacatctagatatgtgaactggtggtccgcagtggaccagcgtggtgggaaatggtctaaTCTTAGGATGGCAGTTAAGACTTTGGGAATATGCAAAAAAGtcccactcgagagagccaggtgcagggacctacacccccacaaagaatataatagaacattGTGTTGCAACTGTGAGCCCTGCTGTAGCGAAGCCTGTCCTAGCCAAGAAGCACACTCGGAATTGTATCTCAACCAATACGCAGAGGAACCCTCCTAATTGGTGCGGGCAATACGGACGCTATTGTTCATAGATGCCCACCATTCTGGTTCAGATGCGATCATGATATCTAGTTTGGCAGTGAAAGTAGTGCACACCTGCTTGTCGCCGAATGTCCAGTATAGAATGTGTTAGCCCCAACAGTGATAATAATGGCGGACTACCTTACGCCGGAAGAAATCAAGAAATTGCCATATAACCGCGATATAAGAGATATTACtgtgaatataaaaaaacataccaaTTTCTGTAGGGAGACCCGGGCACTGTTCCGTTGGCATTCGCGGCAGCTTGCTTTTTCTTCAGAAATTCCtggaaaatacaaaacaaataattactATCACATAATACGTAATAAGAAATATTAGgtgatgatgattttattattattatttatcagttTATCATCTAACAAATCAAAAATGTACCAACGCAATATATTATCTACTGATAACACTTGGGAATTCCCATGATAAGTTAGAAAAAACTAGATCGAACGAATAATGtaagatattattatctgCTTAATGTTATCTACGCAATCCCTTACCGGTTGTGTTTGTTAGGTGTTCAAATCTTATCTTGTCTATACGagctataaataattatgttttttgtgaTTAACTATGCAAACTACCgtattaaaatttcaatgaTGACAATAGTGTGTCTTATAATATTGGGTCTAGAATTCACACAAAACCGAGGCCTGCCCAGCTAAATCACTGATAAcctacaaaggttccactcgatcAAGTCATGTACTGGCACGTTGCCACTAGTCAGCAGCTGGGCACGACGGTATCTATCATTGAAATAGGTGCAAAAGCCTAAGTTCGAAATTCAACTGTTTGTTTATCTGGgctagtagcacggggcgcataagacgttttgcatcgcgcagcctcaagagcgagcgcaaCGGAGaacttgtcacgtcttaaatgcgccccatAGTAGCCCTGTTTAACTCTCAAGTTTGGCACCCACCTGCAGCTTCTGCTTGACCTGCGTGGACGCATTAGCGCAGTGCTCGGGGCGCTCCTTCTTGCGCAGCAGGTCCAGGCGGTCGCGCTCGTGCCTCTCCCGCGCCTCGCGAGCCTCCCGCGCCTCACGCGCCTCTCGCAGAGCCGCCTCTTCTAGAGCCTTCTGTTGCTCCCACAGCTGGAAGGCATTAGAAGAAATCAGTTATTCACCAGAAGCAAGAAAAACCTGATGAAGACcaatgatctcgcaataagaaatgcaaaacactggaggaagttggcttagtgcatttacacgatTGAAGAAGACCAGAAGCAAGGTGTACGGTAGGTCTTCAAGTACGATTTATAGGGGAAATCATGTTTCACCGAGAAATCGGGATGAGAAGTAAAAAAGTTCAGGGGTTTGCCACAAAAACTAGTCATAGGTAGCAAGGGgcagaaaaacctgacccctctcagaagcattgttactatgggaggggggtcaggtttctctgcacctgaccgtacgtAAGATATAGCCAAGCATAGCGATGGCTGCCAAATTATTTCTGTACCGTCAAATTGGAGTTAAACCTGGATTGAATGTtcttacttaatttatattgtGAATGCGGATGGGGTATTTATTATGTGTAGGTACTGAAGAGCGTATTACCCATATCCGATCACCAAGTTAATTTTAACCAGTTTTTAAAGTGAATTGTAAGTTAATTAGTGGAATGAATGAGAAACGAACCTCCATTATATGCGGTGCGGTTACTATACAATGATGACTTCCAGATATTCTGGATTCTGCCTTCTATTCATTAATGAAATCAATTGTTATTTGATTACTGTGAGGTTAATTAACCGGTAATATTGAACTACTTAATTAGGAACTAATATtagattaaaataaacatgtatagcataattataaaaaaataagcatttgcgGTCAATCACAGTTCATGCACCttaatactaaaataattgaaaaaacaTCATAAACCCGTATTTTATCTATGCAAAAAtttgtttgttaaataaaGTTTAGGTCCAAAATGGATACTTAGATATCGGGGTAGTATTCTTTGACAAAATACTTGCGATGTTTTCAATCCAATTCATGCAATCAGGACATGGTGGGAAATCGACATTGTGGACTAGCGAGCTTCGACGTCATGGGAATCGACATACTAAGAAAAACGTTTAAATGGACGTTACAAAAGCTCCCCGAGTATAGTACCACTGTAGCGGTAATGAGTGATGCAATGGAAGTGATAATTGGTCGCCATTCACTGGCTATAAATAGTGCCCGTAATTTAGCAGGGCGCGGCGAATTCCAAGCTGATGTTTGTACTGACTGGACTAGCGCGAGTAAGCAGCGAGACTAATGTGGAATGCTACTAATGTGATTGCGGACACGTTCAGTTTAGGTAACCATTCTTTAAGGGCTTGCTCTCATTcgcctaagtacctacttaatctTTAATACTCAGAGCatagtttgtaaatatgtacTGAGTAACTTTCATAAATATGTAGCTCAAAAGTGAGAACTccgaaataaattaataaaatcggtTATATCGATATCAATAAAGGCATTTATAGATTCCGATGACGAGTTTACGAGTAAAACACAAGGTCCCAACTGAATGCAACTGTAATTCAGTCAACGTTGGCGTGTTGGACACAATGTTTGGCCAAACCATAATAATCAAGCAATACTAAACGTTATTATTAGAAGCGCGGAATAGCGGTacaaattgaaatatttgcGCGGCGGCCAAATATCTGCAATTTGCATGCTGAGGATGTTTCAACAAGTCAATCAAATGTGGCTATTGTTAGCCGTGTGTGATGTTTCCTTTATAGTGGCTCGGTGTATTTATAGAACCTCTATGGGGACCGTAATAACTGTGCACTAGTTATGTCAACTCCGCACGAGGCGGGAGCGCCATAATCAATTGGCAACTGAAGCGAAACTTATTCAACTATAATCTAATTCGATATGATAAATGAGCGTATGGATGAGAGGAAAACgcagtagatttaaatatagataggtacctactgtttaAAATACTGAGTCACAAAGATAAACATAGCGGAAAAAACACGGCTCGATCTTACGATATCGATGTAATTAGGAATGCATTATTGTCAACCACTCATTGAACAACAGTTGTGACATACGAGTGGCGTCTGCATGTATGTCTGTTTGAAACGTCTTTAAGTGTATATCTTCTCTGCACTTttacacataaaaaatacacaaatatatataGTTCATCACCTTGAGATGCGTTAGCTTTACATAGTATCAAAATCTGTTAAGCTTTCGAGTGCatgtatattatttgttattagATAAGAAAAGACTTAACAGATTACTAAAAAGGACTACCTACAAAATAAACGTTACTCTAAAACCTACAACAGCAAGAAGCGCAAAACAAAATCGCAGCGCAAACTACCAGGGCAGCAGAAACGCAAAGGAGGTGTTGTTCGTGACTCACATTTACCTTCAAGTGGTGGCGCAGCTGCTGCTCGTGCTGCTCTGCCAGCTGCTGCCGCTGCTGCTCGAAGTGCTGCAGCAGGATCTCCTGCTGCAGCTGCTGCTGCTTGCGGAGCTGCGGGGGAGGGGGGAGGTTAATGACACGAGGAATAAACACGaggttatacagggtgtcccaaaagtcaacgtcatcccttaaagggctgataggtcagctcatgagaggcctgAATATCagaatatgaccttagtaaaaactcgataattttcgagatattgacacttttataaattttctaaaaatcgacaccttggatcagttttttgcgtgccgccggtacaaaaatccatattgttagaatttgtttggtgttgcattaccctgtatagccctgctattgatcgcagtcaaaaaaaataccgagtaatgctgtatgtttaaaaaaaacacgggtttcaaagtcataaaaggtaatcgtatttttt encodes the following:
- the LOC105381867 gene encoding histone deacetylase 5 isoform X8; this translates as MDLSIKTDKMPLNPAAVATKEMGPEAARGADPSPQRSPSPPPPRLPAADTSYLQHQIMQLRKQQQLQQEILLQHFEQQRQQLAEQHEQQLRHHLKLWEQQKALEEAALREAREAREAREARERHERDRLDLLRKKERPEHCANASTQVKQKLQEFLKKKQAAANANGTVPGSPYRNWGIVKSSSGESITSAGAASHPYRLPPPPPLAHTPQPGSDFPLRKTASEPNMLKLRLKQRVIERRAGPLARRPHKNRPKHRNCSDGSSPRGSPTSCAAPIREEDERAPDQLFSSPSLPNISLAPKQVPTSLPPVSEAEAYTVSAAAGAPPRPPRRPLGRTHSAPLPLGDPALNKPPHHYLRDQIRKTVLTRAADAAAACLRSEEPSVIDLTARPPPPAPPAPAPAPAPAAAPLARALSSPLVGARPALPPTGLAYDALMLKHGCACGAHHPTHPEHSGRLQSIWARLCETGLAQRAERTRPRKASLEELQSVHTEAHVLVFGGRARDARVPASARALVRLACGGLGVDADTPWLDQHTPAASRLAAGAVLDLAIRTAKGELRNGFAVVRPPGHHAEPAQAMGFCFFNSVGVAARLLHTRLRLQRVLIVDWDVHHGNGTQQIFYSDPHVLYISLHRHDDGNFFPGTGAAAECGAGPGLGFNVNIAWSGGLNPPLGDADYLAAFRSIVMPIAKEYDPELVLVSCGFDAAGGHPAPLGGYELSPACFAHMTNDLMTLANGKVVLTLEGGYDLPSVCDCAAAVCRVLLGDRPPPLPLAELARRPAPAAQHALLTTLAAHHTHWPKLKRYSGLIGISALEAAPSLAAERLGSLQTERLAADTAAAMASLSMLPGAGGVGGSVVTGAVGAPPAAVSALPPPPPIGATSPDSSRSVSEEPMEQDEGK
- the LOC105381867 gene encoding histone deacetylase 5 isoform X7, which encodes MDLSIKTDKMPLNPAAVATKEMGPEAARGADPSPQRSPSPPPPRLPAADTSYLQHQIMQLRKQQQLQQEILLQHFEQQRQQLAEQHEQQLRHHLKVNLWEQQKALEEAALREAREAREAREARERHERDRLDLLRKKERPEHCANASTQVKQKLQEFLKKKQAAANANGTVPGSPYRNWGIVKSSSGESITSAGAASHPYRLPPPPPLAHTPQPGSDFPLRKTASEPNMLKLRLKQRVIERRAGPLARRPHKNRPKHRNCSDGSSPRGSPTSCAAPIREEDERAPDQLFSSPSLPNISLAPKQVPTSLPPVSEAEAYTVSAAAGAPPRPPRRPLGRTHSAPLPLGDPALNKPPHHYLRDQIRKTVLTRAADAAAACLRSEEPSVIDLTARPPPPAPPAPAPAPAPAAAPLARALSSPLVGARPALPPTGLAYDALMLKHGCACGAHHPTHPEHSGRLQSIWARLCETGLAQRAERTRPRKASLEELQSVHTEAHVLVFGGRARDARVPASARALVRLACGGLGVDADTPWLDQHTPAASRLAAGAVLDLAIRTAKGELRNGFAVVRPPGHHAEPAQAMGFCFFNSVGVAARLLHTRLRLQRVLIVDWDVHHGNGTQQIFYSDPHVLYISLHRHDDGNFFPGTGAAAECGAGPGLGFNVNIAWSGGLNPPLGDADYLAAFRSIVMPIAKEYDPELVLVSCGFDAAGGHPAPLGGYELSPACFAHMTNDLMTLANGKVVLTLEGGYDLPSVCDCAAAVCRVLLGDRPPPLPLAELARRPAPAAQHALLTTLAAHHTHWPKLKRYSGLIGISALEAAPSLAAERLGSLQTERLAADTAAAMASLSMLPGAGGVGGSVVTGAVGAPPAAVSALPPPPPIGATSPDSSRSVSEEPMEQDEGK
- the LOC105381867 gene encoding histone deacetylase 5 isoform X5; protein product: MDLSIKTDKMPLNPAAVATKEMGPEAARGADPSPQRSPSPPPPRLPAADTSYLQHQIMQNQSPRKNHIAERAKQTLENNFLLQLRKQQQLQQEILLQHFEQQRQQLAEQHEQQLRHHLKLWEQQKALEEAALREAREAREAREARERHERDRLDLLRKKERPEHCANASTQVKQKLQEFLKKKQAAANANGTVPGSPYRNWGIVKSSSGESITSAGAASHPYRLPPPPPLAHTPQPGSDFPLRKTASEPNMLKLRLKQRVIERRAGPLARRPHKNRPKHRNCSDGSSPRGSPTSCAAPIREEDERAPDQLFSSPSLPNISLAPKQVPTSLPPVSEAEAYTVSAAAGAPPRPPRRPLGRTHSAPLPLGDPALNKPPHHYLRDQIRKTVLTRAADAAAACLRSEEPSVIDLTARPPPPAPPAPAPAPAPAAAPLARALSSPLVGARPALPPTGLAYDALMLKHGCACGAHHPTHPEHSGRLQSIWARLCETGLAQRAERTRPRKASLEELQSVHTEAHVLVFGGRARDARVPASARALVRLACGGLGVDADTPWLDQHTPAASRLAAGAVLDLAIRTAKGELRNGFAVVRPPGHHAEPAQAMGFCFFNSVGVAARLLHTRLRLQRVLIVDWDVHHGNGTQQIFYSDPHVLYISLHRHDDGNFFPGTGAAAECGAGPGLGFNVNIAWSGGLNPPLGDADYLAAFRSIVMPIAKEYDPELVLVSCGFDAAGGHPAPLGGYELSPACFAHMTNDLMTLANGKVVLTLEGGYDLPSVCDCAAAVCRVLLGDRPPPLPLAELARRPAPAAQHALLTTLAAHHTHWPKLKRYSGLIGISALEAAPSLAAERLGSLQTERLAADTAAAMASLSMLPGAGGVGGSVVTGAVGAPPAAVSALPPPPPIGATSPDSSRSVSEEPMEQDEGK
- the LOC105381867 gene encoding histone deacetylase 5 isoform X4, yielding MDHRAMADGAGPSSSHAEMGPEAARGADPSPQRSPSPPPPRLPAADTSYLQHQIMQNQSPRKNHIAERAKQTLENNFLLQVSLRKQQQLQQEILLQHFEQQRQQLAEQHEQQLRHHLKVNLWEQQKALEEAALREAREAREAREARERHERDRLDLLRKKERPEHCANASTQVKQKLQEFLKKKQAAANANGTVPGSPYRNWGIVKSSSGESITSAGAASHPYRLPPPPPLAHTPQPGSDFPLRKTASEPNMLKLRLKQRVIERRAGPLARRPHKNRPKHRNCSDGSSPRGSPTSCAAPIREEDERAPDQLFSSPSLPNISLAPKQVPTSLPPVSEAEAYTVSAAAGAPPRPPRRPLGRTHSAPLPLGDPALNKPPHHYLRDQIRKTVLTRAADAAAACLRSEEPSVIDLTARPPPPAPPAPAPAPAPAAAPLARALSSPLVGARPALPPTGLAYDALMLKHGCACGAHHPTHPEHSGRLQSIWARLCETGLAQRAERTRPRKASLEELQSVHTEAHVLVFGGRARDARVPASARALVRLACGGLGVDADTPWLDQHTPAASRLAAGAVLDLAIRTAKGELRNGFAVVRPPGHHAEPAQAMGFCFFNSVGVAARLLHTRLRLQRVLIVDWDVHHGNGTQQIFYSDPHVLYISLHRHDDGNFFPGTGAAAECGAGPGLGFNVNIAWSGGLNPPLGDADYLAAFRSIVMPIAKEYDPELVLVSCGFDAAGGHPAPLGGYELSPACFAHMTNDLMTLANGKVVLTLEGGYDLPSVCDCAAAVCRVLLGDRPPPLPLAELARRPAPAAQHALLTTLAAHHTHWPKLKRYSGLIGISALEAAPSLAAERLGSLQTERLAADTAAAMASLSMLPGAGGVGGSVVTGAVGAPPAAVSALPPPPPIGATSPDSSRSVSEEPMEQDEGK
- the LOC105381867 gene encoding histone deacetylase 5 isoform X3, producing MDLSIKTDKMPLNPAAVATKEMGPEAARGADPSPQRSPSPPPPRLPAADTSYLQHQIMQNQSPRKNHIAERAKQTLENNFLLQVSLRKQQQLQQEILLQHFEQQRQQLAEQHEQQLRHHLKLWEQQKALEEAALREAREAREAREARERHERDRLDLLRKKERPEHCANASTQVKQKLQEFLKKKQAAANANGTVPGSPYRNWGIVKSSSGESITSAGAASHPYRLPPPPPLAHTPQPGSDFPLRKTASEPNMLKLRLKQRVIERRAGPLARRPHKNRPKHRNCSDGSSPRGSPTSCAAPIREEDERAPDQLFSSPSLPNISLAPKQVPTSLPPVSEAEAYTVSAAAGAPPRPPRRPLGRTHSAPLPLGDPALNKPPHHYLRDQIRKTVLTRAADAAAACLRSEEPSVIDLTARPPPPAPPAPAPAPAPAAAPLARALSSPLVGARPALPPTGLAYDALMLKHGCACGAHHPTHPEHSGRLQSIWARLCETGLAQRAERTRPRKASLEELQSVHTEAHVLVFGGRARDARVPASARALVRLACGGLGVDADTPWLDQHTPAASRLAAGAVLDLAIRTAKGELRNGFAVVRPPGHHAEPAQAMGFCFFNSVGVAARLLHTRLRLQRVLIVDWDVHHGNGTQQIFYSDPHVLYISLHRHDDGNFFPGTGAAAECGAGPGLGFNVNIAWSGGLNPPLGDADYLAAFRSIVMPIAKEYDPELVLVSCGFDAAGGHPAPLGGYELSPACFAHMTNDLMTLANGKVVLTLEGGYDLPSVCDCAAAVCRVLLGDRPPPLPLAELARRPAPAAQHALLTTLAAHHTHWPKLKRYSGLIGISALEAAPSLAAERLGSLQTERLAADTAAAMASLSMLPGAGGVGGSVVTGAVGAPPAAVSALPPPPPIGATSPDSSRSVSEEPMEQDEGK